The DNA region GGTTGAACGAGGTGATGCGGCCATCGTGGTCGAGCGTGAAGATGAAGTCGGAGGCGTTGTCGATGATGTTGCGGTGGCGGGCTTCGAGGAGGGCTTCTTTTTCGAGCTGATCGCGGAGTTGGGCGGTCTGTTGTTTGACGCGGCGGCGGAGGATGGTGACCCAGCCGATGACGCCGAGGACGCAGGTGAAGAGGAGGGCGGCGGCGTAGAGGGCGCGGCGGGTGGTCCACCAGGACGGAGTGCCGAGGATTTCGATGTCGGGTTCTGAGCGCAGGAGAAGGTGGAAGCCGCGGGCCTGGCGGTATTCGTCGAGCTCGACCTGATAGACGGCAGTGAGGCGGAGTTCGGAGCCGAGGGGCGGGAGGTCGAGGAGGGCGTTGTCGAGGGCGGCTTCGAAGACGCCCAGGTCTGTCTGTAAAAGGAAATGAGCGGATGAGCCGCGGCGACTGGCTTCGAGGAGACGGCCTTCGATGCGGACGAGGAGGCCGTCGAGGTTTTCGTCGGCGGTGCGGCCGGGGGCGAGGTCGATGGGCGTTATTTTCGCGGTGTCGCCGGTGCGCCGATACATGGCTTCGCGGATGACGAGGCGGTTGCCCTCGCGGCCGGGGAGACCGGTGAGCTCGATGCGTTCGCCGGGTTTGAGAGGTTCGGTGCCGCGGGAGAGTGCGAGGAGGCCGGCGGCGCCATCCTGAATGTAGATGTAGCGGCCGGGGACGTGGTGGACGACCTGGCCGGAGACGCGGAAGCGGCGGCTGAGTGATTGGAGGGGGTTGAACTGGCGGAGGCTGACGATGGTGCGTTCGGGGACGGAGAAGGGATCGGCGGGGGCGGGTTCCTCGACTTGAACAGCGTCTTGATTGGGGGCGAGGAGGATGACGCCGGTGAGTTCGCGGCGCTCGTTGGCCTCGGGGACGCAGACGCCGGTGACGCGGACGCTGGCGCCGATGAGGCGGGAGAGTTCTTCGAAGCGGGGTAGTTGAACGGTGAATTCGCCGGAGCCGGCGGTGAGGGAAAGGCGGGTCCAGATGCCATCGTGAGCGGCGGCACGGAGATAGCCGCGCATTTCCACCCACTGGCTGGCCTCGGTGCCGGTCATGGCCTGGTCGAGCGTGATGGTGCGGGCGGTGGGAATGCTGGTGCGACCTAGCTGGCTAAATTTATGAGCGATGACTTCGGGGGCGAAGGTGCCGGGTGCGGTGACGCCTTCGACCTCGACGAGGCCGTAGATCATGTCGCGGTTGGGACGCTGGTTGACGGGCATCTCGACGCGAATGCCGCTGCTGGCGTCCTGGATGTAGACGTAATTGGTGCTGCCACGGACCCAGGTCACGACGCCGGTGAGTTTGACGGGGAGGGATTTGGCGGCGTCTTCGGGGCGGAGTTCGAGGACCTGCTCGGCGAGACGGAGAGTCGTGGTGTCGTCGTTATCGGTGGTGGGGCCGCTGACACGGAAGAAGCCGTCGCGGAGGGTCCACTCGGTGCCGCGGATGGAGGGGGAGCCGACGGCGTCGACGAATTCGCCGATGCGGACGGGGCGGGTCTGGCTGGTGAGGACTTTGACCTGTCCAGTGCGGTCGCGGACGGAGATGGATTTTCCCGGTTCGGAGGCGTGGACGGTGCCGGAGATGCGGATGGGCTCTTCGGAGCGGAGCCAGGGGAGTTGCTCGATGGAGGTGCGGGGAAGTTCGAGACGGGAGTCTGGGCGGGCGGGTCCGAGGGATTGGATGCCGGAGGTGCCGTCGATCCAGATGTCGAGCTGGGCGAGCTGGCCCTGCTGGGTGGTTTTGCCGATGTAGACGCCCTGGATGGCGATGCGGGTATCTTGAAGATCGGGGACGGTGGGGCCGCTGCCGAGGTAGACTCGGCCTTGAACGATGGTGTTACCCGAGAGGATTTCGATGACGTGGTGGCGGGCGTCGGTGTTGGACTGGCGCTGGACGTGGCCCTCGATGCGGACGACCTGGTTTTGGAGGCGGAGGGTGTCGCCGAGGATGTCGGTGGCCTCGATCGGTGAAGTGTGGGGCGGCGGGGGGAGCGCGGAGATGCGTGTTTCGACGAGAGAGAGTCCGATGGAGGGGGCCATCTGGCCTTCGACGAGGTAGCGCTGACCTGCTTTGATCGGGAGGAGATTGGGACCGGAGGAGAAGTAGTAGCCCTGGCCCTGGGTGCGGCCCCAGACCATGCGCCATTCGGGGTCGTAGAAATCGACGTCGAGCTCGAAGCGGACGGGGTGTTTTTGATCACGGTCGGCGCCGCTGATGCGCCAGAATTCGGCGAGGTCGGTGATGGTCTGGTATGGCGTGGAGGCAGGCGTCTGCTCTTGGCCGGAAATGTGGGCGCAACCAAGCAGCAGGGCGGCTGCGAGAAATGCGGAGCGCGACCATCGCGGGGAGGGCCCGGATGACGAGAGAAGAGTACGTAACATGGATGCCTGAAGCGCGGCTGGGTGAGCCGGGCATCCTTTATATCGGCTTGCCGGGGGGCGGGCTTGAGCAGGGAAACGGGGGGCGGCTCAGGCCTGAAGGGCGGCGATTTTTTCGCGCAAGTGTGTGGAGCGCAGCTTGGACTCGCTGTTTCGCACCGCCATGGCGTAGGCGGCGGGTTCGCCGACGAGGAAGACCTTCTTTTTGCCGCGGGTGATGGCGGTGTAGAGGAGGTTTCGCTGGAGCATCATGAAGTGCGCTTTTAGCAGCGGGACGATGACAACGGGGTATTCGGAGCCCTGGGATTTGTGGATGCTGATGGCGTAGGCGAGGGCGAGGCTGCCCATCTCGCCGCGGTCGAAGGTCTGGACCTCGCCGTCGAAGTCGGCGGTGAGGGTGGCGGCGTTGGCATCGATTTCGGTGATGGAGCCGATGTCGCCGTTGAAGAGGTTTTTGTCGTAGTTGTTGCGCAGCTGGATGACTTTGTCGCGCGGGCGGAATTCGCCGGACGGGCCGCGAATGCCTTTGGCGTGGGCGTTGAGCGCGGCCTGGAGCTGGACGTTGAAATTGCCGACGCCGGCGGTGCCTTTGTGCATCGGAGCGAGGACCTGGACGTCGCGGCGAGTATCGAACCAATCGTAGTGGCGCGGGATGAACTCGGTGCAGAGCGCGATGGTTTTCGCGAGGCAGTCCTCGGCGGAATCGGCGATGACGAAGGTGAGATCGCTCCACGCCTGGATGGAGGGGATGTCGGGCGTGCTTGGCGGGAGGCTGGGATCGCCGGCGTTGATGGCGTGGGCGGTGGTGACGATCTGGCTCTGGCCTTTTTGACGGTAGATGACGTTCAGCCGAGTTACCGGAAGCTGGATAACGGCATCGGGCGACGTGGCCGAGGCGATGAGGTCTTTGAGGACGTTGCCGGCGCCGACGGAGGGGAGTTGGTCGGTGTCGCCGACGAGGAGGAGGTGCGCGCGGGACGGGATCGCCTGGAAGAGCGAGGCGGCGAGGCGGGTGTCGAGCATCGAGGCTTCGTCGACGACGAGGAAGTCGGTGGCGAGCGGGGTGGAGTCGTTGGCGCTGAAGCCGCCTTTGGCGGGATCGTATTTGAGGAGGCGGTGAATGGTGGAGGCGAAGCCGCCGGTGGTTTCGGAGAGGCGTTGGGCGGCGCGGCCGGTGGGTGCGGCGAGGTGGATGCGGACTTTTTTCGCGCGGAGAATATCGACGAGCGCGCGGAGGATGGTGGTTTTGCCGGTGCCCGGACCGCCGGTGAGGATGGAGACTTTGTGCGTGAGGGCGTGGCGGAGCGCGGCACGTTGCTGATCGGCGAATTCGAAGCCGGCTTTTTTCTCGGCCCACTCGACGGCGGCGTCGGTTTTGATGGGCGGGAGTCCACTGACGACTTTGGTGAGACGGACGATGGCGGAGGCGATTTTTTGTTCAGCGCGGTCGTTGTGCGGGAGCTGGATTAACGCGGAGCCGGGGAGGGGATTTTCGATGCCTGCGGGCGCGTGGGAGACGAGGTGTTTCTGTTCGACGAGGGAGGCAATGCGGGCGGTGATGCGGTCGGTAGAGGTTTCGAGGAGGCCGGTGGCGTGGGCGGTGAGATCGGCTTCGCGGAGGGCGGTGTGGCCTTCCTCTTGCAGCGTCTCCATCGAGAAGAGGAGGCCGGCGTCGAGGCGCGGGGCGGCGTCGTTGGCGTAGCCGAGGTTGATGGCGATTTTGTCGGCGGTCTTGAAGCCGATGCCGTCGATCTCGCGGGCGACGCGGTAGGGGTCTTCGAGGAGGATTTTTTTGGCTTCGTGGCCGTAACGCTGAACGAGCTTCACACATTGCGAAGTCGTGACGCCGTAGGTCTGGAGGAAGATGTGGATCTCGCGGAGGGCCCGCTGGTCGTCCCAGGCTTTTTTGATGGCGGAGGCGCGGACTTTGCCGATGCCGGGAACGCCGCGGAGTTTGGCGGATTCTTCGCTGAGGATGCGGAGGGTGTCGGTGCCGAAGGCGTCGACGATCTTGTTGGCGTAAACCTTGCCGATGCCGGGGACGAGGCCGGAGCCGAGGTATTTGCGAATCCCGTACACGCTGGACGGGAGCTCGGCTTTGAAGGACTCAACTTTGAACTGGTCGCCGTGCTGGGCGTGCTTGGTCCAGGTGCCTCGGAGGTGGAGCGTTTCGCCGCATTGGGCGCCGGGGAGGGCGCCGGTGATGGTGATCTTGTCCGAGGCGGCGTCGGCGCGGAACTCGGCGATGGTGTAGTGGTTCTCCTCGTTGAGAAAGATGATGCGCTCAAGGACGCCGGTGAGCGTGTCGGTCGGTTGGGAGGAAGTGGCCACGCGGTGAAAGCTGAGGCGTAAGTGAGCGATGCCAAGGGGCAAGCGGGAAGGAATCTCTGGACGTGGGCGCAAAAAGTCCGGCCGCGGTAAGGCGGCCGGATTTGGAGTAAACATGATGATGTTTAAGCGGCGGCTCAGAAGCTTTCGACGGCGCCGATGTCGGTGCCGCTCGGGGTGCCGCCGTTGACGAGGTCGGAGCCGGAGACGAGTTTGGCGAAGTTGCCGAGGTTGATGCTGCCGTCGGAATTTCGCGTGAAGCCGCCGGAGGGCGGGGTGAGCGTCTGGAAGTCGGCGGCGGAGATGACCTTGGTGCCGCCGTTGTTGTTACTGACGTTATTTTTCCAGAACAGGTTGGTCGTGCCGGTGAGGGTGCCGTTGGTTGTGTCGGACTGGCCGGAGTTGTAGGAGGCGTTGTTGGTGAACGTGGCGGTGCTGCCGGTGCGCCAGTTGAAGTTGGTCTCGGTGTTGTTGAACGACGTGTTGTTGAGGACGGTCATGGCGCCCTGATTGTTGTTGTCGGTGAAGCCGTGCTGGCCGTTGCCGAAGGCGATGCAGCGGCGGATCGTGTGCGCGACATCCACGCCGGAGCCGCCGAGCTTGAAGCCGTTTTTGTCGCCGCTGCCGGAGGTGCCGCCGTTGGTGAGGACGCCGTTGTTGTAGGCGATGCAGTTCTCGATGAGGACGGTGCCGATGGCGCCGGTGTCGGTGTTGGCGTAGAGGTCCCAGCCGTCGTCGATGTTGTTGTGCGCGATGCAGCCGCGGAAGACATTGCCCGGGCCGGAGGTGAGTTTGCAGGCGAAGCCGTCGGCGTTTTCGGCGCCGGGGTCGGCGTTGTCGAAGGCGGTGCAGTTGAGGATGAGGTTATTCGACGGCCAGTCGGCGATGTTGGCGAGGGTGCTGGCGCGGCGGGAGATCTGGAGGCCGGAGTCGCGGTTGTTTTTGAAGGTGCAGAGCTCGATGGTGTTGTTGTTGCCGCCGATCAACATGCCGTTGTCGCCGGCACCCTGGATGGTGACGCCGCGGAAGTGCCAGTAGTTGCCGAAGAGGTGGATGCCGCGGTTGGCGTCGCCGGTCGCCTGTGCCGAGAAGTTCAATACGGGGACTTCGGACTGGTAGGCGAAGATGCGCTTCGGGTTGGCGGAGGTGCCGTTGTTGCCGAAGGCGATGGCGACGGTGGCGGAGAGGTTGTACGTGCCTCCGCGCAGGTAGATCGTGTCGCCGGGGACGGCTTCGGCGATGGCGGCGGTGAGCGTGGTCGGTGCGGAGATCGTGCCGGGGTTGGCGTCGGTGCCAGTCGGAGAGACGTAGATGACGCCGGCGGTGGAGCCGGTGTTTACGGTGAGGACGGCGTTGTTGCTCGTGGCGGTGCCGACGGAGTTGGTGACGACGACGGAGTAATTACCGGCGGCGGCAGTCTGGGCGTTGCTCAGGCTGTAGGAGGAGCCGGTGGCGCCGGAGATGTTGGAACCGTTGAAGCGCCACTGGTAAGTGAGCGTGGCGGTGCCGGATGCGGTGACGGAGAATGTGGCGGAGCCGCCGACGTTGATGGTCTGGCTGGCGGGCTGCGTGGTGATCGACGGAGCGGTGGCGGTGGAACTGATGGTGAGCGTGGCGTTGTTGCTCGTGGCGGAGCCGGCGGAGTTGGAAACGACGACTGAGTAGCTGCCGGCGTTGGCAGATTGGGCGTTGGATAGCGTGTACGAAGCGCTGGTGGCACCTGAGATGGCGGAGCCGTTGAAGCGCCATTGGTAGGAGAGTGGAGCAGTGCCGCTGGCGGCGACGGAGAGGGTCGCGCTGGCGCCGGTGGTCACGGTCTGGCTGGAGGGTTGAGTGGTGATCGCGGGGGCGACGACGGTGGTGCCGCCGGAAGAGGGAGTCAGCACGGCGACGGAGAGCGCGAGCTGGCTGGAGCTGGAGGCGGTCCAGCTTGTGGATACGGTGCCGGTGGCGGGCGAGGCGGTGGAGCCGGCGCCGCCGGAGTTGGACTGACCGAGGCCCCAGCGTTTTATTTGCGTAGAGCCTGCGGTCAGCGTGGCGTTGCTCGCGCCGCTGTTGGCGACGGAGACGAGCCAGGAGCCGGCGGTGGCGACGGCGATGTTGGCCGAGATCGTGTTGCCGGAAGTGGTGGAGTTAATGGCAGCGACGGACGGGGCGCTTTGAGTGACGCCGGCGAGCGAGGTGGAGCCGGCGCTGATGCCGTTCACCGCGCCGCCCCAGGTGACGGAGATCGTGTTGGTGCCGGAAGCGGGGTTGAGGAGGTAGAAGAGTTGCGTGCGATCGTAGGTGCTGGAGCCGGCGGTGGCCGTGGAGTTGGCCACCGCAGTGAGCGCGACGCCGCCGTAGGTGATGGCGGAGACGTTGAGGACGGAGGTGCTGGTGTCTTCGGTGGCGAGGCCGACGATCAGGATGCGATCGGTGCCGGAGCCGGTGGTGTGAGACCAGGAGGTGTTGGAGCCGTTGGTGGCGGCTTTGCTGGCGACGGCATCGAAGGTGATGGCGGCGGAGGTGGAAACGGCGAAGGCCGTGCAGACAAACGAGGCGAGGAGAGCGCGAACGCTCTTCGCCATGAAACGAGTGAGTTTCAGGGTGTTCATGTTGGGGTATTATTTGGGGGTTTATTCAGTCCGGAGATAATTGGGGTATCCGGACGGAAAGCATGCAGACGCGCCGTGGGTGACGGTGCGTGGTGAGAAAGCGAGTATCAGGTGAGGGCAGGCCGTCGTCGTGAAACGAAGGGGTAACCGGTCCGCCGTGGGGTAAGGGAGAAAAGGTGAGAATGAAGGCGGAAGGCAAAGTCAGTTTTTGGAATGACTCGGGGTTTCCGCCGGCCGGGGTGGGCGGGTGCTTGGTACGCGATTCGGGTGATTGGTGCCGTGGTTGTCGGAGAGTTTTTCGGGTGAGCAACGGGATTGCACCGAAGTGGCGCGCTGATTTTGTCGGCGACATGTTCGCCATCCCCGCCGATCTGAACGAAATCCTGCCGCTGATTCAGCTTTCGATTTCACCCGTGATTTTGATTTCAGGTCTGGGAGCGCTGGTGATCTCGATGACGAACCGCATGGGACGCATTGTGGATCGTTCGCGCGCGCTGGCGGCTCTGGTGCGGCAGGCGAAAGGGGCGGAGCGCACGCACATCGAGCATCAGCTGGAGATCATGTTCCGGCGGGCGCGGCTTATGCGGCTGTCGATGACGTTGGTGATCACGAGCATCTTTACGTCGGGCTCGTTGATCATGCTGTTGTTTGTCGGGCAGGTGCTGGCGGTGAAAGTGGCCAATGCGGTGCTCGGGGTGTTTATTTTGAGTGTGGTATTAATGCTGGCCGGAATGGCGGCGTTTATCCGGGACGTGTATTTGTCGCTCAATGCGCTGAACATCGAGGTGACGCATGCGTTGGGGCACGAGGTTGATTGAGGACGTCGGAGTTTTGGACAGGATTAACAGGAGAGACAGGATTTCGGAGGGCGCGGATTTTTAACCGCAGAGGCGCGGAGAGCGCTGAGAAGTCGGAAGGCGGAGGACGGAGTTGGGGACAGGATTAAGAGGATGAACAGGATTCCGGCGGGGCCGATTTTTAACCACAGATAGCACAGATGCGGAAGGATGGGGACGGCGGAGGAGGGACGAACTTAAATGCGCGCGATAATTTCCAGGCCGAAGATGGCGCGGGCGAGGGACGTCATGTCGGGGTGGACGGAGTTGGCGCCGGCGTCGGTGAGTTCTTGCGCGGTGTGGGTGCCGGTGGTGACGCAGTGACAGGGGAAGCCGCCGTTGTGAGCGGCTTTGATGTCATAGGGCGAGTCGCCGATCATGCAGGTCGTCGCGGAGTCGGCGCCGAGCGTGAGGAGGGCGTGTTCGGTGAACTCGCGGTCGGGTTTGAACCACGGCGTATCCACGGCGCCAAACACGGCGTCGAGGAGATGGGTGACGCCGAGGTGGTCCATGAGCGTGCGGGCGGAGGGGCCGTGTTTGTTGGTGAAGACGGCGCAGCGGACGCCGCGGGCTTTGAGGGCTTCGAGGAGTTCGCGAGAGCCGGGGAGTAGGGCGACGCCGTGGAGCATGTTTTCGTTCCAGTAGGCGCGGTAGATGGGGACGGCTTTTTCGAGGAGGGCGGCGTTTTTTTCGCCGAGGATGCGACTGATGGCGACTTCGAGGCCACCGCCGACGGCGCGGTGAACCTGTTCCATGGTGGGCTCGGGGAGCCCGAGGGTGCGCATGGTGTGGACATGCGATTTGTGGATGGCGGCGAAGTGGTCGAGGAGAGTGCCATCGAGGTCGAAGAGGACGGTGTGGAAACGGTTCACGGGCGGAACAATGGGCGGTGGGGGGCGACTGAAAATGGCAAATTTAGAGGTTTTGCTTTCAGTGTCCGCCACTACAACCGAACCGATGCCGACCACGCTTGATGTCATTCCCGCCCACGCGAATACGCGTGAGGAAGCGGATGTGCTCGTGGTGGAGCTGGTGGGCAACTGGCGGATCACGGCGCGTCGGCCTGAGTGGCGCGAGCTCGTGGGGAAGCGTTTGCCGAAGGCGGTGCGGCTTGAAGTCGGAGCGGGGGCGAACTGGGACAGTTCTTTGCTGTTGTTGTGGGGAAGCGCGCAGCGCTGGTGCGATGAGAAGGGCGTGCGGCTCGATGGGAGCGCGTTGCCGGAGCAGGCGCGGCGGTTGATGGATCAGCTGGCGGTGACGAGCGTGACGGAGCCGCCGGGGGATTGCGCGCCGGGGTTGTTCATGGCGGTGGGTTTGTGCGTCGGCGAGCTGAAGCAGAAGACCAAGGACATCGCGCACTTCGTGGGTGAATGTACGTTGAGCGCGGTGGCGGTGGCGAAGCGGCCGCACAAGTTTCGCTGGGGCGATTGCGTGGCGGAGATGCAGCAATGCGGAGCGCTGGCGCTGCCGATTGTGGGGCTGATCAATTTTCTGGTCGGTGTGACGCTGGCGTACATCGGGGCCATCGTGCTGAGGCAGTATGGCGGGGATATTTATGTGGCGGATTTTGTGGGGCTCTCGATGGTGCGCGAGATGGCTGCGATGATGACGGGGATCGTGATGGCCGGACGGACGGGCGCGGCGTTTGCGGCGACGCTGGGCAACATGAAGGCGAACGAGGAGATCGATGCGATCGAGACGCTGGGGTTGAAGCCGATCGAGTTTCTGGTGCTGCCGCGGTTGCTGGCGCTGACGGTGATGATGCCGCTGCTGACGATGTACGCGAGCGCGCTGGGCATTCTGGGCGGTGTGGTGATCGCGAAGACTATCCTGTCGATCTCGCCGGCGGCGTACTGGGTGGAGACGCTGACGATCGTGGATATGTCGGACGTGATGACGGGCATTATCAAGGCGACGACCTTCGGGTTGATCGTGGGGCTGGCGGGGTGTTTGCGCGGATTGCAAGCGGAGCGGAACGCGGCGGGCGTGGGCAAGGCGGCGACCTCGGCGGTGGTGACCTCGATACTGCTGATCATCGTGGCGGACACGTTGTACGCGGCGGTATTCAATATTCTGGGATGGTGAACGCGTGATGAAGACTTCAACAAAACCAGCGGACGTGAACGCCATCGAAGTCGAAGGACTGGCGGGCGGCTATGATGGGAGGACGATCCTGCAAGACGTGAGCTTCACGGTGAAGCGCGGGGAGATTTTTTTCGTCATCGGCGGGAGCGGTTGCGGGAAGAGCACGCTGCTGCGGCATATGATCGGGCTGCATCAACCGACGGCGGGAAGCGTGAAGTATTTTGGCGAGGATTTCGGCGCGGCGGATGCGGCGCGGCGGCGGGAGTTGTTGAAGGGGTTCGGCGTACTTTATCAGAGCGGAGCGCTGTGGAGTTCGCTGACGTTGCGCGATAACGTGGCGCTGCCGCTGGTGGAGCACACGGATCTGAACCGGCGCGATCGCGAGGAAATCGTGGCGCTGAAACTGGCGCAGGTGGGGCTCACCGGGTACGAGGATCATTTCCCGTCGGAGATCAGCGGTGGCATGAAGAAGCGGGCAGGGCTGGCGCGGGCGCTGGCGCTCGATCCGGCGATCGTGTTTTTTGACGAGCCGTCGGCGGGGCTCGATCCGGTGACGTCGCGCAAGCTGGATGAACTGGTTCTCCAGATCCGCGAAATGCTGGGGACGACGCTGGTGATCGTGTCGCACGAACTGGATAGCATTTTCGGGATCGCGGATC from Nibricoccus aquaticus includes:
- a CDS encoding ABC transporter ATP-binding protein yields the protein MKTSTKPADVNAIEVEGLAGGYDGRTILQDVSFTVKRGEIFFVIGGSGCGKSTLLRHMIGLHQPTAGSVKYFGEDFGAADAARRRELLKGFGVLYQSGALWSSLTLRDNVALPLVEHTDLNRRDREEIVALKLAQVGLTGYEDHFPSEISGGMKKRAGLARALALDPAIVFFDEPSAGLDPVTSRKLDELVLQIREMLGTTLVIVSHELDSIFGIADRVIMLEREAKGIIAEGTPKELAAKSDDPRVQEFLHRVARAGAKA
- a CDS encoding MlaE family ABC transporter permease yields the protein MPTTLDVIPAHANTREEADVLVVELVGNWRITARRPEWRELVGKRLPKAVRLEVGAGANWDSSLLLLWGSAQRWCDEKGVRLDGSALPEQARRLMDQLAVTSVTEPPGDCAPGLFMAVGLCVGELKQKTKDIAHFVGECTLSAVAVAKRPHKFRWGDCVAEMQQCGALALPIVGLINFLVGVTLAYIGAIVLRQYGGDIYVADFVGLSMVREMAAMMTGIVMAGRTGAAFAATLGNMKANEEIDAIETLGLKPIEFLVLPRLLALTVMMPLLTMYASALGILGGVVIAKTILSISPAAYWVETLTIVDMSDVMTGIIKATTFGLIVGLAGCLRGLQAERNAAGVGKAATSAVVTSILLIIVADTLYAAVFNILGW
- the recD2 gene encoding SF1B family DNA helicase RecD2, with the protein product MATSSQPTDTLTGVLERIIFLNEENHYTIAEFRADAASDKITITGALPGAQCGETLHLRGTWTKHAQHGDQFKVESFKAELPSSVYGIRKYLGSGLVPGIGKVYANKIVDAFGTDTLRILSEESAKLRGVPGIGKVRASAIKKAWDDQRALREIHIFLQTYGVTTSQCVKLVQRYGHEAKKILLEDPYRVAREIDGIGFKTADKIAINLGYANDAAPRLDAGLLFSMETLQEEGHTALREADLTAHATGLLETSTDRITARIASLVEQKHLVSHAPAGIENPLPGSALIQLPHNDRAEQKIASAIVRLTKVVSGLPPIKTDAAVEWAEKKAGFEFADQQRAALRHALTHKVSILTGGPGTGKTTILRALVDILRAKKVRIHLAAPTGRAAQRLSETTGGFASTIHRLLKYDPAKGGFSANDSTPLATDFLVVDEASMLDTRLAASLFQAIPSRAHLLLVGDTDQLPSVGAGNVLKDLIASATSPDAVIQLPVTRLNVIYRQKGQSQIVTTAHAINAGDPSLPPSTPDIPSIQAWSDLTFVIADSAEDCLAKTIALCTEFIPRHYDWFDTRRDVQVLAPMHKGTAGVGNFNVQLQAALNAHAKGIRGPSGEFRPRDKVIQLRNNYDKNLFNGDIGSITEIDANAATLTADFDGEVQTFDRGEMGSLALAYAISIHKSQGSEYPVVIVPLLKAHFMMLQRNLLYTAITRGKKKVFLVGEPAAYAMAVRNSESKLRSTHLREKIAALQA
- a CDS encoding HAD family hydrolase, whose amino-acid sequence is MNRFHTVLFDLDGTLLDHFAAIHKSHVHTMRTLGLPEPTMEQVHRAVGGGLEVAISRILGEKNAALLEKAVPIYRAYWNENMLHGVALLPGSRELLEALKARGVRCAVFTNKHGPSARTLMDHLGVTHLLDAVFGAVDTPWFKPDREFTEHALLTLGADSATTCMIGDSPYDIKAAHNGGFPCHCVTTGTHTAQELTDAGANSVHPDMTSLARAIFGLEIIARI
- a CDS encoding beta strand repeat-containing protein, coding for MNTLKLTRFMAKSVRALLASFVCTAFAVSTSAAITFDAVASKAATNGSNTSWSHTTGSGTDRILIVGLATEDTSTSVLNVSAITYGGVALTAVANSTATAGSSTYDRTQLFYLLNPASGTNTISVTWGGAVNGISAGSTSLAGVTQSAPSVAAINSTTSGNTISANIAVATAGSWLVSVANSGASNATLTAGSTQIKRWGLGQSNSGGAGSTASPATGTVSTSWTASSSSQLALSVAVLTPSSGGTTVVAPAITTQPSSQTVTTGASATLSVAASGTAPLSYQWRFNGSAISGATSASYTLSNAQSANAGSYSVVVSNSAGSATSNNATLTISSTATAPSITTQPASQTINVGGSATFSVTASGTATLTYQWRFNGSNISGATGSSYSLSNAQTAAAGNYSVVVTNSVGTATSNNAVLTVNTGSTAGVIYVSPTGTDANPGTISAPTTLTAAIAEAVPGDTIYLRGGTYNLSATVAIAFGNNGTSANPKRIFAYQSEVPVLNFSAQATGDANRGIHLFGNYWHFRGVTIQGAGDNGMLIGGNNNTIELCTFKNNRDSGLQISRRASTLANIADWPSNNLILNCTAFDNADPGAENADGFACKLTSGPGNVFRGCIAHNNIDDGWDLYANTDTGAIGTVLIENCIAYNNGVLTNGGTSGSGDKNGFKLGGSGVDVAHTIRRCIAFGNGQHGFTDNNNQGAMTVLNNTSFNNTETNFNWRTGSTATFTNNASYNSGQSDTTNGTLTGTTNLFWKNNVSNNNGGTKVISAADFQTLTPPSGGFTRNSDGSINLGNFAKLVSGSDLVNGGTPSGTDIGAVESF
- a CDS encoding hybrid sensor histidine kinase/response regulator, translating into MLRTLLSSSGPSPRWSRSAFLAAALLLGCAHISGQEQTPASTPYQTITDLAEFWRISGADRDQKHPVRFELDVDFYDPEWRMVWGRTQGQGYYFSSGPNLLPIKAGQRYLVEGQMAPSIGLSLVETRISALPPPPHTSPIEATDILGDTLRLQNQVVRIEGHVQRQSNTDARHHVIEILSGNTIVQGRVYLGSGPTVPDLQDTRIAIQGVYIGKTTQQGQLAQLDIWIDGTSGIQSLGPARPDSRLELPRTSIEQLPWLRSEEPIRISGTVHASEPGKSISVRDRTGQVKVLTSQTRPVRIGEFVDAVGSPSIRGTEWTLRDGFFRVSGPTTDNDDTTTLRLAEQVLELRPEDAAKSLPVKLTGVVTWVRGSTNYVYIQDASSGIRVEMPVNQRPNRDMIYGLVEVEGVTAPGTFAPEVIAHKFSQLGRTSIPTARTITLDQAMTGTEASQWVEMRGYLRAAAHDGIWTRLSLTAGSGEFTVQLPRFEELSRLIGASVRVTGVCVPEANERRELTGVILLAPNQDAVQVEEPAPADPFSVPERTIVSLRQFNPLQSLSRRFRVSGQVVHHVPGRYIYIQDGAAGLLALSRGTEPLKPGERIELTGLPGREGNRLVIREAMYRRTGDTAKITPIDLAPGRTADENLDGLLVRIEGRLLEASRRGSSAHFLLQTDLGVFEAALDNALLDLPPLGSELRLTAVYQVELDEYRQARGFHLLLRSEPDIEILGTPSWWTTRRALYAAALLFTCVLGVIGWVTILRRRVKQQTAQLRDQLEKEALLEARHRNIIDNASDFIFTLDHDGRITSFNPAGQRMTGLPRDKALGRPFTEFLAPDAASDALTLFNLRSEFDPAVTFQTRFKTADGRIIWVEICARATRQPDQSHGLLGVARDISERKQIEEELLRARDAAEANTRAKSAFLANMSHEIRTPMNGVIGMSNLLLDTRLSDEQRDFAETIRNSAESLLTVLNDILDFSKIEAGKLQFETIDFDLNETVESTLELLASRASDKGIELASYLPSELPRWIRGDPGRLRQVLINLIGNAIKFTEKGEVVIAVALERETDDDVRLHFEVTDTGPGLDAETQARLFQPFSQADGSTTRKFGGTGLGLAISKQIVHLMEGQIGVRSSPGHGATFWFTARLDKQPYGGPREQPPRVTALSGLRALIVDDNATNRKILQHYCVSWGVRGEPVTSAAAALVSLREAATTGDPFQLVLTDYQMPEMDGLMLAHEIMNDTKLSGSRVVLLTSWDRRFSREELTTCGVIRMLVKPIRQQDLLGALLRCVRIGFGTNSGGSNLPSRSNPPAEDPAPRVTPTGRALRVLVAEDNIVNQRVASLQLKNLGHTVEIAGNGLEVLKALETSTYDVIFMDGQMPELDGYQTTRRIRLNPATAAIRIIAMTANAMQGDRERCLEAGMDDYISKPTRPEDLQAALIRCSLHQQTPTPFTASS
- a CDS encoding DUF2721 domain-containing protein: MFAIPADLNEILPLIQLSISPVILISGLGALVISMTNRMGRIVDRSRALAALVRQAKGAERTHIEHQLEIMFRRARLMRLSMTLVITSIFTSGSLIMLLFVGQVLAVKVANAVLGVFILSVVLMLAGMAAFIRDVYLSLNALNIEVTHALGHEVD